From Lysobacter lycopersici:
GAAGCGCCGGAATACATGCCGGCCGCGATCTACTACTCGCACCGCCTGGTCGAACAGCAGGCCAAGGTGCGCAAGTCCGGCAAGCTGAAGTGGTTGCGCCCGGACGCCAAGAGCCAGGTCACGCTGCGCTACCAGGACGGCAAGATCGTCGGCCTCGATGCCGTCGTGCTTTCGACCCAGCACGATCCTGGCATGAAGCAGAAGGACATCGTCGACGGGGTGATGAAGCACATCCTCGAGCCGGTGCTGCCGAAGGCGTGGCTGAAGGCGCTGCCGAAGAACAAGATCCACATCAACCCGACCGGCAACTTCGTGATCGGCGGCCCGGTGGGCGACGCCGGCCTGACCGGCCGCAAGATCATCGTCGATACCTACGGCGGCATGGCCCGCCACGGCGGCGGCGCGTTCTCGGGCAAGGATCCGTCCAAGGTCGATCGTTCCGCCGCCTACGCCGCGCGCTACGTCGCCAAGAACATCGTCGCCGCCGGCCTGGCCGACAAGTGCGAGGTGCAGGTGAGCTACGCCATCGGCGTGGCCGAACCGACTTCGATTTCGGTGACGACCTTCGGCACCGGCAAGATCGGCGACGACAAGATCGAGAAGCTGATCCGCGAACACTTCGACCTGCGCCCGTACGGCATCACCAAGATGCTGGACCTGCTGCACCCGATCTACCGCCTGACCGCGGCCTACGGCCATTTCGGCCGCAAGCCCTTCCAGGTGACCTACACCGACGCCAAGGGCAAGAAGCGCACCGCCACCGCGTTCTCGTGGGAAAAGACCGACAAGGCCGACGCGCTGCGCAAGGCCGCGAAGCTGAAGTAAGCGACACGAAATCGGGCGCGCGGCGCAATGCCGCGCGTCCAGCTCCATCGAGGGGCGCTGCACTCGCGCAACCGGATCCCCGGGCGCGATCAGGCTCGATGGAAGCGAAACGATGCAACGGCGCCCGTGACTGCGAATCGCAGGAAACGCGATTCCGACAACGGAGCAACAACATGAACGCGCAAGTGAAGACCTTTTCGACCGAAGGCGACTACAAGGTCGCCGACATCCAGCTGGCCGACTGGGGCCGCAAGGAACTCGACATCGCCGAGCACGAGATGCCGGGCCTGATGTCGATCCGCAAGAAGCACGCCGCGACCACGCCGCTCCAGGGCGTGCGCGTCACCGGCTCGCTGCACATGACCATCCAGACCGCGGTGCTGATCGAGACGCTGAAGGACATCGGCGCCGACGTGCGCTGGGCCTCGTGCAACATCTTCAGCACGCAGGACCATGCCGCCGCCGCAATCGCCGCCGCCGGCACGCCGGTGTTCGCGTGGAAGGGCGAATCGCTGGAGGAATACTGGGACTGCACCCTGTCCGCGCTGTCCTTCCCCGACGGCAAGGGCGGCTTCCTCGGCCCGCAGCTGGTCGTGGACGACGGCGGCGACGTCACCCTGCTGATCCACAAGGGCTACGAGCTCGAAAACGGTTCCGACTGGGTGAACACCGCCTCCGGCAACCATGAAGAGCAGGTGATCAAGGACCTGCTCAAGCGCGTGGCGAAGGAGCGTCCGGGTTACTGGCACAAGGTCGTCGCCGACTGGAAGGGCGTGTCCGAGGAAACCACCACCGGCGTGCATCGCCTGTACCAGCTCGCCGAAGCCGGCAAGCTGCTGATCCCCGCGATCAACGTCAACGATTCGGTGACCAAGTCGAAGTTCGACAACCTCTACGGCTGCCGCGAATCGCTGGCCGACGGCCTCAAGCGCGCGATGGACGTGATGCTCGCCGGCAAGGTCGCGGTCGTATGCGGCTACGGCGACGTCGGCAAGGGTTCGGCGCATTCGCTGCGCGCCTACGGCGCACGCGTCGTGGTCACCGAGATCGACCCGATCAACGCCCTGCAGGCGGCGATGGAAGGCTTCGAGGTCAACACCGTCGAATCGACCCTGGGCCGCGGCGACATCTACGTGACGACGACCGGCAACAAGGACGTGCTCACGCTCGAGCACATGTCGAAGATGAAGGACCAGGCCATCGTCTGCAACATCGGCCACTTCGACAACGAGATCCAGGTCGATGCGCTGAACGCCTCGGGCGCGACCCGGCTCAACATCAAGCCGCAGGTGGACAAGTACACGTTCAAGCACGCTGATGGAACGCCGGGCAACTCGATCTTCCTGCTCGCCGAAGGCCGCCTCGTCAACCTCGGCTGCGCCACCGGCCACCCGAGCTTCGTGATGTCGAACTCGTTCTCGAACCAGACCCTCGCCCAGATCGACCTGTGGGCGAACAAGGACGCGTACGAGCCGAAGGTCTACATCCTGCCGAAGAAGCTCGACGAGGAAGTTGCGCGCCTGCACCTGGACAAGATCGGCGTGAAGCTGACCACGCTCACCCAGGACCAGGCCGATTACCTCGGCGTGGCAGTGGAAGGCCCGTACAAGCCGGATCATTACCGCTATTGATTCTGCTCGTCATTCCGGCGCAAGCCGGAACCCAGCTTTTGTCGTTTCCCTCCAGGCAACGACAAGAGCAAAGGCTGGGCCCCGGCTTGCGCCGGGGTGACGACATCAGGGATCACGGCATCGAACGGAGTTCCGCATGGCAGCACGCGTCCCGATTTCCTTCGAGTTCTACCCGCCCAAGACCGATGAGCAGCGCGAGCAGCTCGACCGCACGGTCGAGAAGCTGAAAGCGCATGCGCCGCAGTTCATGTCGGTCACCTTCGGCGCCGGCGGTTCGACGCTGAGCCACACGCCGGAAACCGTGCAGCGCCTGCGCAGCGAGCATCGCGTCGCCGGCGTGCCGCACATCACCTGCGTCGGCGGCAACCGCGAGGAAATCCGCGCCCTGCTCAAGCTCTACCGCGCACTGGGCTGCGACCGCGTGGTCGCGCTGCGCGGCGACACGCCTTCGGGCATGGTCCGCAGCGGCGACCTGCGCTACGCCAGCGAGCTGGTGGAACTGATCCGCGCCGAACACGGCCGCCATTTCCACATCGAAGTCGCGGCCTATCCGGAAACGCACCCGCAGGCCGGCGATGCGCTGGTCGACCTGCGCAACTTCAAGGCCAAGGTCGACGCCGGCGCGGATGGCGCGATCACGCAATACTTCTACAACACCGACGCCTATTTCCGCTTCGTCGACGATGCGCGCGCGCTGGGCATCGAGGTGCCGATCGTGCCGGGCATCATGCCGATCTCGAACTTCAGCCAGCTGCGGCGATTCTCCGAAGCCTGCGGCGCGGAAATCCCGCGCTGGATCGGCCAGCGCATGCGCGCCTACGGCGACGACGCGGACGCGATCCGCGAATTCGCCTCGGACTTCATCGCGCGCATGTGCGAACGCCTGGTCGCGGGCGGCGCGCCGGGCCTGCACTTCTACACGTTGAACCTGGCCAGGCCGACGCTGGCGGTGTTGCGCCGCCTCGGCACGGACCCGGCCTGACGGACTTCCGCCCCCGCGTGGCAAGGGCTAGGCTGGCGCGATGCGTTCCCCCCGCCCCGCGTTCCTGACCGGCCTGCTATTGCCCGCCTGCGCTGTGGCGTTGTCGACCGCGATCCCGGCGACGAGAGCGCATGCCGAAGTGCATCGCTGCACTGCGCCGAACGGCGAAAGCATTTACACCGACAAATCCTGCAGCGCCATCGGCGCCATCGACCGCCGGCCTCAGTCGGTGGCGGGACTGGCGGGCGCATCGCGGTTGTACCGCAGCAGTTGTTCGCGCACGCTGCAGGACCTGGTCTATGAACTGACGTCGGCGATCGACAACCGCGACGTCAACCGCCTCGCCGGCGTGTACGACTGGAACGGCATGTCGAGTTCCAGCGCCTTCAGGGTGATGGACCGGCTCGATGCGATCGCGCAGCGGCCGCTGGTCGACGTGTTGCCGGTGATGCCGCGTGTGCCCGACGAGGACGGCACGCTTGTGGATGGCGAGTACTACCCGCAGGACGCGGTGCGCCGCGCGCCGGTCGGGTTGCGGCTGGAGCAGACCATCGGTACATCCGCCGCGCCATCGCGCACCGTGCTCGGCCTGCGCAAATACATGGATTGCTGGTGGGTGCGACTCTAGATGCTATCGCCAGAATCAAGCCATCCCCGCCAACGAAGCGGAATCGGTTTGAACGAATAGTCAGGCAAGAGGTTCTATGTCTGAAGGGAAAGCGGAGGCTTTGTCCCAATCCGATTCTGGGAAATCGTGCGGTACGTTTCTGCGGTACCAAGCGCGGTTCAGATGGGCGAAGACGTGTCCGAGATCAATGCGCAGCTCCTCTTCCCCGTATTCCGGGTTTTCGATGATTTCTTTCAGCAAGGTTCCAAGATGTTCTTGCGCGTCCGATAACTCGTAGAGCAGAAACGACCAGCCCATTGGATGTTCTTGGCGATTGATCATGTTTCTGCTGCCTAACGAAGTTTGACCAACCAACCATGGCGGTCGGGAACGCGGCCGTACTGGATGTCGGTCAATTCCTTGCGGATCGCCATCGTGACCTCGCCTGCCGGGGCGTTGATGTCGCCGATCGAAAAGCCTTCGCCCTTCAATTCGCCGATGGGCGTGACCACCGCGGCGGTACCGCAGGCGAAGGCTTCGGCGATGTCGCCCGATGCCACGCCATCCCTCCATTCGTCGATGGAGACCTTGCGCTCCTCCACCCGCAGGCCGCGATCGCGGGCCAGTTGCAGGATGCTGGAGCGGGTGACGCCCTCGAGGATGCTGCCCGACAGTTCCGGGGTGACGATGCGGCCATCCTTGTAGACGAGGAACACGTTCATGCCGCCGAGCTCCTCCAGGTATTTTTCCTCGACCGGATCGAGGAACAGCACCTGCGAGCAGCCCTGCGCCCTGGCTTCCTGCTGTGGCAGCAGCGAGGCGGCGTAGTTGCCGCCGCACTTGGCCGCACCGGTTCCACCCCTAGCCGCGCGCGCGTAGTGCTGCGACAGCCAGATCGACACCGGTGCGACGCCTTTCGAGAAATAGGCGCCGGCCGGGCTGGCGATGACGAGGTAGGAAACCGTGTTCGCCGCGCGCACGCCGAGGAAGGCTTCGGTGGCGATCATGAACGGGCGGAAGTACAGGCTGGTTTCCGGCGCCCACGGCACCCAGTCGTGGTCGATGGCGATCAGCTGGCGCAGCGATTCGACGAACTCGGACTCCGGCAACTGCGGCAACGCCAGCCGCGCGGCGGAATGCTGCATGCGCCGGGCATTGGCATGCGGACGGAAAGTCCAGATGGAACCGTCGGCGTGGCGATAGGCCTTGATGCCTTCGAAGATTTCCTGGCCGTAATGCAGCACCGCCGCGGCCGGATCCAGCGACAACGGGCCGTAGCCGCGCACCTGCGCATCGTGCCAGCCGCGTGCCTTGTCCCACTCGATCGCGACCATGTGGTCGGTGAAGATATTGCCGAAGCCGAGTTCGCCGCCGAGGATCGCCGCGCGCTGCTCGGCGCTGCGGGCGTGGTCGGATGGCGTCACGCGCCAGGCCAGCGGGGCGGCGGTGGGGGCATTCATGCGGGAATCCTCGGAAAACTTCGACGGCGCATTATCGCCGAAACGCGCAAGCGACCTCACCCGTGCCGCTTTGTGGGAGCGGCCTCCGGCCGCGATTGCTTTTCCTGCTGTCGCGGCTTAAGCCGCTCCTACATCGGCGAAAACCGCAACGTCGCGACCACGCCGCGCACGTCGCCGGGCCGCACCTGCACGCTCCAGCCGTAGAGTTCGCACAGGCGGCGCACGATCGACAGGCCGATGCCGCCGCCTTGCGAATGCTCGGCGTGCGTGCCGCGGTAACCGCGTTCGAACAGCCGCGCCGCATCCTCGGCGCTGAGCCCGGGGCCGCTGTCCACCACTTCCACCGCGCCGGGCAGCAGCCGCACCACCACTTCGCCCGAAGGCGTGTATTTCACCGCGTTGCCGACGAGGTTGCCGAGCGCGACGTTGATCGCCGACTCGGGCGCGTCCACGCGCTGTTCGATGCCGCCTTCTAGGCGCAGTTCCAGCGGCTTGCCGCCGAGCTGCGCGCGATGCGCATCGAGCAGTTGCTCCGCGACCTTGCCGACGTCGGTGCTGCCCGGCCCGCGTTCGTTGCGCGAGAGCAGCAACAACGCGCTGATCAGGTCGGTGCACTGGGCCTCGGCGCGCTGGATGCGCTGCAGGCGGCTACGGGTCTTGTCGTCGAGGTCGGACCGCGACAGCGACAGTTCCACCGCGCCCTTGATCACCGCCAGCGGCGTGCGCAGTTCGTGGCTGACGTCGGCGTTGAACTCGCGGTCGCGTTTCACCACCTCGGTCAGGCGCGAGGAATAGTCGTCCAGCGCCTTCGCCAGCTCGCCGACTTCGTCGTCCGGGAAGTGCGACGCCAGCGCGTCCGGTTGCGAACTGCCGCCCGAAACGCGCAGGCGCTGCGCCAGTTCCGACACCGGGCTCATCACCCGGGAAGCGGCCCACCAACCGATCAGCAGCGACAGGCCCGTGAACACGATCACCACGCCGATCAGCGCGTTGTTGAACTGGCGCTTGCCGAGCATCGACTGGCTCATGTCGTAGGCGAGGAAGAACCAGGTATCCGGCGTCTTGCGCACCGCCAGCTTGTAGGCGAACGGGGTTCCGTCCTCGTTGACGCCGCTCATGTTGTGGATGCCGTCGGAGAACGCGTACCAGTCCGGCTGCTCCACCCGCAACGCTTCGAAATTGTTCCTCGACACCACGCGGCCGCGGATCTGTTCCACGGGAACCGCAGGCTTTCTCTCGGGATCGGCGTAGTAACGGCGTGCGTATTCGTCGATGTTCCTGTTCATCACGTCCTCGACCAGCTGGTCCTCGACGCGCGCGCGCGCCCAGTTGGTCGTGATGGCGAGCATCAGCGTCAGGCCGAAGCCGAGCAGCAGGAACGAGAGGATGAGGCGGGTGCGCAGCCGCCGCCGATACTGCGTCTTGCGCCGCGGCGCGGCGCCGTCAGGCGTTGGCATCGGGCGCGGCGATGCGGTAGCCGATGCCGTGCCGGGTCTGGATCAGCGGCACTTCGAACGGTTTGTCGACCACCGCGCGCAGGCCGTGGATGTGCACGCGCAGCGAATCCGAATCCGGAAGTTCCTCGCCCCACACGCGGGTCTCGAGGTCCTGCCGGGTCACCACCGCGGGCGAGGCTTCCATCAATGCCTGCAGGATCTTCAGCGCGGTCGGGTTGAGCTGCAGCAACTTGCCCTGCCGCCGCACCTCGAGCGTGTCGAGGTTGTATTCGAGGTCGGCGACATCGAGCACGCGCGTCAGCGGCCCCTTGCCGCGCCGCGACAGCGCGTTCAGGCGCACTTCGACTTCCTGCAGCGCGAACGGCTTGATCAGGTAGTCGTCGGCGCCGGAATCGAAGCCGGCGAGCTTGTTCTCGAGCGTGTCGCGCGCGGTCAGCATCAGCACCGGCGTCTGCTTGCGCGCGTCGTTGCGCAACTTGCGGCAGACCTCGAGCCCGTCCATGCCGGGCAGGTTGAGGTCGAGCACGATCGCATCGAAGTCGTTCACCACCGCGAGGTGCAGGCCGGTCACGCCGTCCGCGGCGAAGTCCACGGTATGCCCGCGTTCCTCGAGGTAATCGCCGAGGTTGGCGGCGATGTCCTGGTTGTCTTCGATGACGAGGATGCGCATTCAGTGGCTCCATGGAATCCGGGGTTCGACCGCCGCCAGCGGCCGCGGTTCCGCACTCGAACGCCGGATTCTGGCACAGCCCCGCGAAAGGCCCCGCGAAGGGCTCAGGCGGCGCGGCGGCCGCGGCGGCGCGCGGCCGGACGCGGGCTGCTGGAAGCGGCCGAGTGCTCGATGATCGCACGCGCGATGTCGACGCCGGTCGCCGCCTCGATGCCCTCCAGCCCCGGTGAGGAATTGATCTCCAGCACCAGCGGGCCGCGCTTCGAGCGGATCAGGTCCACGCCGGCCACGCCGAGCCCGACGACGCTTGCCGCGCGTACCGCGACTTCCTGCTCGATGCGCGAAGGCACGATCGCCTTCGCGCTGCCGCCGCGGTGCAGGTTGGAACGGAAATCGCCCTTCGGTGCCTGCCGGCGCATCGCCGCGACCACCTTGCCGCCGACGACGAAGCAGCGCAGGTCGGCGCCATGCGCCTCGGCCACGAATTCCTGCACGAGGAAATTCGCGTACAGCCCGCGCAGCGTTTCGACCACGCTGCGCGAGGACGACAGCTTTTCCGCCAGCATCACGCCGGTGCCCTGCGTGCCTTCGTTGAGCTTGATCACGTGCGGCGGCGGCCCGAGCATCGACAGCAGGTCGGCGGTGTCGTCGGGGTTGTCGCCGAACACCGTCACCGGCAAGCCGATGCCCTGCGCCGCGAGCAGCTGGTGGCAGCGCAGCTTGTCGCGCGCGCGCGCGATCGCGTCGGACGGGTTCGGCGTGTAGCTGCCCATCAGTTCGAACTGGCGCAGCACCGCGGTCCCGTAGCGCGTGATCGACGCGCCGACGCGCGGGATCACCGCGCCGTAGCCGGCGATGGGCCGGCCCTTGTAATGCATGTCGAAGCCGTCGCTGCTGATGCGCATGTAGCAGCGCAACGGGTCGAGCACGCGCACGCTGTGGCCGAGATCGCGCGCGGCCTCGACCAGGCGCCGGGTCGAATACAGCTTGGCGTTGCGCGAGAGGATGGCGAGTTTCATGCGCGGACCGGCCTCGGGTGGAGGAAGGAGCGTGCCGGATCGACCGTGAACGCACCGCCCAACGCGCTGCGCCCGACCAGCAACGGGAACAGCATGCTCCCGCGATCGGTCAGGTTGATTTCAACCGGCCGCGCCTGCCCGGCCAGCCAGAGCGTGGTACGCAGGAACGGACGCAGGCCGCGATGCCCGCCGGAATCCACCACCTCGCGCTCGTCGACCAGCGGCGCCGCCGCCTCGACCGTGCGGATGCGCTTGCGACCGGAACTCACCCGGAATCCGACCCAGGGCGCGCCGGCCTCGACGAACCGCCAATGCGCGTCGACGTGCAGCGCCGAGGTGCGCGCGCCGGTGTCGATCTTGGCGCGCATCCGCGGCAGGCCCAAGTCCGGCAACACCGCCCATTCGCGCCAGCCCAGCTCGATCATGCGTCGCCTCCGTTCCCGGAAACGCAAGGCGGCGGACCCGAAGATCCGCCGCCTGCGGCGATGTGGAGCGGGTGAAGGGAATCGAACCCTCGTCAGTAGCTTGGGAAGCTACAGCTCTACCATTGAGCTACACCCGCGCGGGGCGGCAGTCTAGGACCGCTGCGCGGCGCTGGCAACGCGGCGCGGATCGTCCGCGCCGCGCTGGTTCGGTTCAGAACCCGCGGCCGATGGTGACGAACGCGCTGGCGTTGTCGGCGCTGTCCTGGCCGAGCGTACCGGTCACGCCGAAGTCGGCGTCGAAGCCCGCGAGATGGGTGCGCGCGCCGACCAGCAGGGTCGCATAGTCCTTGTCCTGCGACAGGCCCGGCACTGCGTACTCGCCGGCCGTGCCCAGCGTCTGCGACTGCGCGAACGCCTCTTCCGGCGCGTCCTCGAACTGGCGGTTCCAAGCCACGCGCGCATACGGCTGCACGCGGTCGTTGATCGCGTAGCTCGCCTGCCAGCCGACGCTGCCGATCAGCGAATCGAACTTCTGGTCGGGATAGGACAGCGAAGTGGAGAGCGTCGGATCGCTTTCGGCGAAACCGTCCACCTTGATCGTCTGCGACAGCAGGCCCAGTACCGGTCCGTTGCGGAAGGCGCCGTCGCCGAAGGTCCAGCCGGCCTGCACGCCCGCGGTGATATTGCTGCCGCCCGGGGAACCGTCGTGCGTGCGCGTCGCAGTGCCGAGGATGATGTCGCGGTGGGTCTTGAAGTCGAGGTTGGTGTAGCTGAGTTGGCCGGTGACCCAGCCGTTCGTGCCGTTCCAGCCGACGAAGCCGCCCAGGGTCGCGTCGGTCTGGTCGAAATCGCCGCTGTCGTGGCCCCAGTCGATGCCCTGCCGGCCGATGCCGCCGAACACGCCGTAGGCGAGCGCGCCGCTACGCCAGTCGACGCCGCCGGTCACCGCCGGGCCGCCGCCACCGTACGCGTTCTGCTCGCTGCTCGAATGCTGGAAATCGCCGCGCGCGTTGCCCCACCAGTGCATGCCGTCGCCCTGCACGCCGGTGGCGTGGCCGAAGACGGTTTCCGCGCGGGCGCGACCGACCGCGTCGGCCGAAACCGGCAGCGCCGCGATCTGGCGCGGGCCTTCGATCATCGAGATCGCGTAGCTCGCGAGTACCGCATGCGCGGTCGTGGTCGGGTGCACGCCGTCGGCGAACACGTAGCCGCTCACGTCCGCGGCGACGTAATCCAGCGGGCTGCACAACTGCGAGGACACCATGCCGCAGGCCGGCGTCGTGGTGTTGGTGAAGCCGTAGGCGCCCGGGTTCGAAACGATTTCCTGCAGCAGGTGGAAGGTGTCGAGCGGGATCACGCGCAGGCCCGCCGCCGCCAGCGACGAGAACAGCGCGTCGTTGTACGAGGTCGTGAGCTGCGTGCCGAGCGCCGAATTCGCGCCCGCATAGGCCGGCGTCAGGCCGATGTCGGGCACCGTCGCGACCATCACGTACTTCGCGCCCGCCGCTTCGAGCTGGGACACGATGCCGACTTCCGAAGTCACCGCCTGGCCGATGATCGTCGGTGCGGTGGTCGGATCGGTCACCGCGAAGATGTCGTTCGCACCGCCCCAGACCGTGTACAGCGCGTTCGGGTCGACCGTGTTGCTGGACAGGTACATCGCCAGCTGCGTGTTCATCGACAGCGAGGGGTTGCCCAGCGCATCGGTACCGACGCGCGCGCCGCCGATGGCGTAGTTGGTGCCGCCTTCCGGAACCACGCCGGTGCCGGTGAAGCCGAGCGCGGGATCGGCATTGGTGCCGAAATAGTTCGCCATGTATTCCGACCACACCAGTCCGGGATTGGTGGTGAAGCGCCCGACCAGCGCGCCGTTCGGACCGGCCTGGCTGATGATGTAGGGACGGAAGTAACCGGAATCGGTCAGGCTGTCGCCGAAGAACCAGGTGTTGCTGAAGATGTTGTCGCCGGCGAAGGCCGGAGTGGTTGCGGACAGCGCGAGCGCGGCGGCCAGCAGGCTGCGCATGGGTCGGAACGGCTTGCTCATTTCCCCTCCCAGGGATGCTTCCGGGGGCGATACGCCCCCGCATGGCGCGATGGTTTCACGAAGCCGCCATGCCCACAAGTCGCGAAAGGCTGTCGCGGCGACGCGCGTCGCGCCACACTGTCGGGCATGGAAATCCTGCTGAATGGCCAGCCCTGCCAGGCCCGCGACGGCGCCACCCTCGATGACCTGCTGCGCGAGCAGGGACTGGCGGAACGCCGGGTCGCAATCGAAGTGAACGGCGAGATCGTGCCGCGCGGACGGCGTGCCGAACATGTCCTGCTTCCGGCCGACCGGGTCGAAATCGTGCACGCCTTGGGCGGCGGCTGAGGCACGACGCACGAACCCCTCGCGACCGCCCACGGCGGGATCGCCACCCCGGAATGCACGGTGCGATTCGCGCGACAGGCAACCCGGCGATCGCCGGCCACACGGGCATGGCCGGGATCCGTGGCTTTGCGGCCCCGGCTTGCGCCGGGTGTGCGTTTTGGCTGGCGCGCGAATCGCCCCGCGCGCGAGCGGGCAGCCTTGGGCGGCGTTCGGGGGTTCACCGCGCGCAGCAGGCCCACTCCACCGGCTCAACGCAGCCTGTCGCGCGAACCGGACATGGGCGGCCCCGCCGCTGGCCCGCGGTAACATGTGCCGATGATCGAAGCCGCCGCAGACCCGCTCGTCATCGCCGGGAAACCCTACCGTTCCCGCCTCCTCACCGGCACCGGCAAGTTCAAGGACCTGGACGAAACCCGCCGCGCCACCGAGGCCGCCGGCGCGCAGATCGTCACCGTCGCCATCCGCCGCACGAACATCGGACAGAACCCGGGCGAGCCCAACCTGCTCGACGTGCTGCCGCCGGACAAATACACGATCCTGCCCAACACCGCCGGTTGCTACACCGCCGACGACGCGGTGCGCACCTGCCGGCTCGCGCGCGAATTGCTCGATGGCCACAAGCTCGTCAAGCTCGAAGTGCTCGGCGACCAGAAGACGTTGTACCCCGACGTCGTCGCCACGTTGGCCGCGGCGGAAACGCTGGTGAAGGACGGCTTCGACGTGATGGTCTACACCAGCGACGACCCGATCCTGTGCAAACGCCTGGAAGACATCGGCTGCGTGGCGGTGATGCCGCTGGCCGCGCCGATCGGTTCCGGGCTTGGCGTGCAGAACAGGTACAACCTGATCGAGATCGTCGAGAACGCGAAGGTGCCGATCATCGTCGACGCCGGCGTCGGCACCGCGTCGGATGCCGCGATCGCGATGGAACTCGGCTGCGACGGGGTGCTGATGAACACCGCCATCGCCGGCGCCAGGGATCCGGTGTTGATGGCGAGCGCGATGCGAAAGGCCATCGAGGCCGGGCGCGAAGCGTTCCGCGCCGGGCGCATTCCGCGCAAGCGTTTCGCGTCGGCGTCGAGCCCGGTCGACGGATTGATCGGTTGAGATGACCGATCCGTTTTCGAGCGAAGGCCGCAAGGCGCCGCCAAAACCCTTCACCGTCACCGAAGGCCAGCGCAAGGTGCGCAGCTTCGTGCTGCGCCAGGGCCGCTTCACCGAGGCGCAGCAGCGCGCGTTCGACGAACTGTGGCCGCGCTTCGGCATCGACTACGCCGGCGAGCCACGCGATTTCGACGCCACGTTCGAACGCAAGGCGAAACGCATCCTCGAAATCGGCTTCGGTAACGGCGAGGCGCTGCGCTTTTCCGCGCAACGCGATCCGGACCGCGATCACATCGGCATCGAGGTGCATGCACCCGGCGTCGGCCGGTTGTTGAACGCGCTGGCCGCGGACGATGCGCGCAACGTGCGCCTCTACCACCACGACGCGGTGGAAG
This genomic window contains:
- a CDS encoding ATP-dependent zinc protease family protein, whose product is MIELGWREWAVLPDLGLPRMRAKIDTGARTSALHVDAHWRFVEAGAPWVGFRVSSGRKRIRTVEAAAPLVDEREVVDSGGHRGLRPFLRTTLWLAGQARPVEINLTDRGSMLFPLLVGRSALGGAFTVDPARSFLHPRPVRA
- a CDS encoding autotransporter domain-containing protein, with the translated sequence MSKPFRPMRSLLAAALALSATTPAFAGDNIFSNTWFFGDSLTDSGYFRPYIISQAGPNGALVGRFTTNPGLVWSEYMANYFGTNADPALGFTGTGVVPEGGTNYAIGGARVGTDALGNPSLSMNTQLAMYLSSNTVDPNALYTVWGGANDIFAVTDPTTAPTIIGQAVTSEVGIVSQLEAAGAKYVMVATVPDIGLTPAYAGANSALGTQLTTSYNDALFSSLAAAGLRVIPLDTFHLLQEIVSNPGAYGFTNTTTPACGMVSSQLCSPLDYVAADVSGYVFADGVHPTTTAHAVLASYAISMIEGPRQIAALPVSADAVGRARAETVFGHATGVQGDGMHWWGNARGDFQHSSSEQNAYGGGGPAVTGGVDWRSGALAYGVFGGIGRQGIDWGHDSGDFDQTDATLGGFVGWNGTNGWVTGQLSYTNLDFKTHRDIILGTATRTHDGSPGGSNITAGVQAGWTFGDGAFRNGPVLGLLSQTIKVDGFAESDPTLSTSLSYPDQKFDSLIGSVGWQASYAINDRVQPYARVAWNRQFEDAPEEAFAQSQTLGTAGEYAVPGLSQDKDYATLLVGARTHLAGFDADFGVTGTLGQDSADNASAFVTIGRGF
- the thiS gene encoding sulfur carrier protein ThiS, producing MEILLNGQPCQARDGATLDDLLREQGLAERRVAIEVNGEIVPRGRRAEHVLLPADRVEIVHALGGG
- a CDS encoding thiazole synthase, which gives rise to MIEAAADPLVIAGKPYRSRLLTGTGKFKDLDETRRATEAAGAQIVTVAIRRTNIGQNPGEPNLLDVLPPDKYTILPNTAGCYTADDAVRTCRLARELLDGHKLVKLEVLGDQKTLYPDVVATLAAAETLVKDGFDVMVYTSDDPILCKRLEDIGCVAVMPLAAPIGSGLGVQNRYNLIEIVENAKVPIIVDAGVGTASDAAIAMELGCDGVLMNTAIAGARDPVLMASAMRKAIEAGREAFRAGRIPRKRFASASSPVDGLIG
- the trmB gene encoding tRNA (guanosine(46)-N7)-methyltransferase TrmB, coding for MTDPFSSEGRKAPPKPFTVTEGQRKVRSFVLRQGRFTEAQQRAFDELWPRFGIDYAGEPRDFDATFERKAKRILEIGFGNGEALRFSAQRDPDRDHIGIEVHAPGVGRLLNALAADDARNVRLYHHDAVEVLQNEIADASLDEARIYFPDPWHKKRHHKRRLVNPEFAALLVRKLAPGGRLHLATDWQDYAERMWDVLDATPGIANRAGERGAVPRPDWRPQTHFETRGQRLGHGVWDLLYDRTLQDGMS